A region from the Parcubacteria group bacterium ADurb.Bin159 genome encodes:
- the spoVD_2 gene encoding Stage V sporulation protein D has product MTGCVFICALIILGRLFYCQIIDNSLIKAATNIENTGHQRAEIFATDKTGKDWPIAVNIVMWRLIADPSKIDEPVSTLKILSPFLDIPSKFFDEDFLEDSEENLEFKKLVNRLSNKNSYYEILKIVDREEKEKIEQMRIPGIYFEEIDGRFWPEKDYFGQITGFTRLENGKLVGQYGLEKLIDESDNKNLYITIDRTLQFFSCQLLKESLKNYKAEGGTIIVLNKEGAIKAMCNLPSFDPNDYSSISDFHLFQNASIETPYEPGSIFKMITMAAGLDSKKVKPETTYFDQGFVKIGPEPKIIKNSTGQSYGEQTMTNVLEKSLNTGAVWVAKQVGRDLFKYYVKEFGFGSLSGVELPEEAKGNIDNLDKPSEIYLATASFGQGLTTTSLQLANAFLAVANQGKLYRPYILRETGPYFVKQVISEEAAEDLTEMLVSVVENGYGRRAKVAGYKVAGKTGTAEVPEEGEYKGKVIHSFVGFAPAENPEFVALVKLDNPQIGTFSEYTAVPVFGQLADFVLKYYRIPPQ; this is encoded by the coding sequence ATGACGGGATGCGTTTTCATCTGCGCCTTAATAATTTTGGGGCGTCTTTTTTATTGCCAAATTATTGATAATTCTTTAATAAAAGCGGCGACGAATATAGAAAATACAGGGCATCAAAGAGCGGAAATTTTTGCCACTGATAAAACAGGAAAAGATTGGCCAATTGCCGTTAATATTGTAATGTGGCGCCTTATTGCTGACCCTTCAAAAATTGACGAGCCGGTTTCCACATTAAAAATTCTTTCTCCCTTTTTAGATATTCCATCAAAATTTTTTGATGAAGATTTTTTGGAAGACAGCGAAGAAAATTTAGAATTTAAGAAATTGGTTAATCGTCTTTCTAATAAAAATTCTTATTATGAAATTTTAAAAATCGTTGATAGAGAAGAAAAAGAAAAAATTGAACAGATGAGAATTCCCGGAATTTATTTTGAAGAAATAGATGGACGTTTTTGGCCAGAAAAAGATTATTTTGGCCAGATTACTGGATTTACCAGATTAGAAAATGGCAAACTTGTTGGTCAATATGGTTTGGAAAAATTGATTGATGAATCAGATAATAAAAATTTATATATTACTATTGATAGAACTCTTCAATTTTTTAGTTGTCAGCTTTTGAAAGAATCTTTAAAAAATTATAAGGCGGAGGGGGGGACAATTATTGTTTTAAATAAAGAAGGGGCTATTAAAGCTATGTGCAATTTGCCGAGTTTTGACCCTAATGATTATTCTTCTATCAGCGATTTTCATCTTTTCCAAAATGCCTCTATAGAAACTCCTTATGAACCGGGTTCTATTTTCAAAATGATTACTATGGCGGCAGGATTGGATTCAAAAAAAGTAAAACCAGAGACAACTTATTTTGATCAAGGTTTTGTTAAAATTGGTCCAGAACCAAAAATTATTAAAAATTCAACAGGCCAGAGTTATGGAGAGCAAACAATGACTAATGTTTTGGAAAAATCTTTGAATACTGGCGCGGTTTGGGTGGCTAAACAGGTAGGCAGGGATTTATTTAAATATTACGTCAAGGAATTCGGTTTTGGCAGTTTAAGTGGGGTAGAATTGCCCGAAGAAGCTAAGGGTAATATTGATAATTTAGACAAGCCAAGTGAAATTTATTTAGCTACTGCCTCTTTTGGCCAAGGGCTTACTACTACTTCTTTGCAATTAGCTAATGCCTTTTTAGCCGTGGCTAATCAAGGAAAATTATACAGACCTTATATTTTAAGAGAAACAGGACCTTATTTTGTGAAACAAGTTATTAGCGAAGAAGCAGCGGAAGATTTAACAGAAATGTTAGTTTCAGTAGTGGAAAATGGTTATGGCCGTCGAGCTAAAGTAGCTGGCTATAAAGTTGCCGGCAAAACAGGAACAGCCGAAGTTCCTGAAGAAGGGGAATATAAAGGAAAAGTTATTCATTCTTTTGTGGGATTTGCCCCGGCGGAAAATCCTGAATTTGTAGCTTTGGTTAAATTAGATAATCCTCAAATAGGCACATTTTCTGAATATACTGCTGTACCTGTTTTTGGCCAATTAGCCGATTTTGTTTTAAAATATTATCGTATCCCTCCTCAATAA
- the ftsL_1 gene encoding Cell division protein FtsL, with protein MSPFLQKQYKERKEKKNLIINIILLAVFIFFFVSTIVITNLNRDTIEDLIVLREKTNNLKIENEVLSLKFSQALELSKLEKRAKELSYLPLSSIIWLKLQPEILVKSDLLSNEKQF; from the coding sequence ATGTCTCCTTTTCTTCAAAAACAATATAAAGAAAGAAAAGAAAAGAAAAATTTGATTATAAATATTATTCTTTTGGCTGTTTTTATCTTTTTTTTCGTTTCTACTATAGTGATAACTAATTTAAATCGAGACACCATAGAAGATTTAATTGTTTTAAGAGAAAAGACGAATAATTTAAAAATAGAAAACGAAGTTTTGTCTTTAAAATTCTCTCAAGCATTAGAACTTAGTAAATTAGAGAAGAGAGCAAAGGAGCTTTCGTATCTTCCTCTCTCTTCTATTATTTGGCTTAAATTACAGCCAGAAATTTTAGTAAAAAGTGACTTACTATCAAACGAAAAACAATTTTAA
- a CDS encoding preprotein translocase subunit SecF: protein MFSIVSKRKIFFSISAVVCLAAILCLIICPLKLGIDFTGGAMIELSFEERPSIEQIKEKLNSFNLGEVKISQTGENGYLLRFKEIDEQTHQEILKVLTGAKEERYEIVGPTIGQEVKTKAKTAIILSVILIFVYIVWAFRKISRFFGRQESWRYGAGAILALVHDMLIMCGFFALLGFLKGTEVDTLFISALLTILGYSVNDTIVIYDRIRENTLLYGRDNFEEVVNLSLNESLVRSLNTSLTTLLVVLTIALFTGSSTQIFALALAVGIISGTWSTIAIATPFVLLGHTKKGTVPKSRPSQTRINIGF from the coding sequence ATGTTTTCCATTGTTTCAAAAAGAAAAATTTTTTTTAGCATATCAGCGGTTGTTTGTTTAGCGGCAATTTTATGTTTGATTATTTGCCCCCTGAAATTAGGTATTGATTTTACTGGTGGAGCAATGATTGAATTGTCCTTTGAAGAAAGGCCGTCAATAGAACAAATTAAAGAAAAGCTCAATTCTTTTAATTTAGGAGAAGTAAAAATCAGTCAAACAGGAGAGAATGGTTATCTTTTAAGATTTAAAGAAATTGACGAGCAAACTCACCAAGAAATTCTTAAAGTATTAACCGGCGCTAAAGAGGAAAGATATGAAATTGTTGGGCCGACTATTGGGCAAGAAGTAAAAACAAAAGCGAAAACAGCGATTATTTTGTCAGTTATTCTTATATTTGTTTATATTGTTTGGGCTTTTCGTAAAATATCACGTTTTTTTGGCAGGCAGGAATCATGGCGTTATGGAGCAGGAGCAATTTTAGCCTTAGTTCATGATATGTTGATTATGTGTGGATTTTTTGCTTTGCTCGGTTTTTTGAAGGGAACAGAAGTGGACACGCTTTTTATTAGCGCCTTATTAACGATTTTAGGATATTCAGTCAATGATACTATTGTTATTTATGACCGCATTAGGGAAAACACCCTTCTCTACGGCAGAGATAATTTTGAAGAGGTGGTTAATCTTTCTTTAAACGAATCTTTAGTTCGTTCTTTAAATACTTCTTTAACTACTCTTTTAGTGGTTTTGACCATTGCTTTATTTACTGGTTCAAGTACTCAAATATTTGCTTTAGCTTTAGCTGTGGGTATTATATCCGGTACTTGGTCTACTATTGCCATTGCTACACCCTTTGTCCTTTTGGGCCACACCAAAAAGGGGACAGTCCCCAAAAGTCGACCTTCGCAAACCCGCATAAACATTGGCTTTTAG
- a CDS encoding preprotein translocase subunit SecD, with protein sequence MSNKQWTKIIIVLVIVIFAILVDIPRLPSWVPGYKWFSDLKVHLGLDLQGGIHLIYETDTTNIPEEDKEYAVEGARDVIEKRVNVFGVGEPQIQTAKTGSEWRIIVELPGISDVGEALEIIGQTPTLEFREPGDLSSLTEEQISSISSWVYTGLSGQQLKMARLSFDQQNRPQVSLEFNEEGTKLFKEITERNIGKPVAIFLDGAPLSIPTVQEAIPSGQAVITGDFSITEAKELAERLAAGALPVPIKLISQQHIGPTLGKISLEQSFFAGLLGLILVMVFMIYFYKGKGVCASLALIIYCLINLAIFKLIPVTLTLAGIAGFILSIGMAVDANVLIFEQIKDEEEQGKNSLVALNSGFRHAWTAIRDSNITTLIVCFILYEFGTGLIRGFGLTLGIGVAVSMFSALTITRIILEIFYQPKIKTVKV encoded by the coding sequence ATGTCCAACAAACAATGGACCAAAATTATTATAGTTTTAGTTATAGTCATTTTTGCCATACTTGTAGATATTCCTCGGCTTCCTTCCTGGGTGCCGGGTTATAAATGGTTTAGCGACTTGAAGGTGCATTTAGGCCTTGATTTGCAAGGGGGGATACATCTTATTTACGAAACAGACACAACTAACATTCCGGAAGAAGATAAAGAATATGCTGTGGAAGGAGCGCGCGACGTTATTGAAAAGCGGGTAAATGTTTTTGGTGTTGGTGAACCCCAAATTCAAACGGCTAAAACTGGTTCAGAATGGCGGATTATTGTGGAATTGCCGGGAATTAGCGACGTAGGAGAAGCGTTAGAAATAATTGGCCAGACACCCACTTTAGAGTTTAGGGAACCCGGAGATTTATCATCTCTTACTGAGGAGCAAATTTCTTCGATTTCTTCTTGGGTTTATACTGGTTTATCGGGACAGCAGCTTAAAATGGCGCGTTTGTCTTTTGATCAGCAAAACAGACCGCAAGTGTCTTTAGAATTTAATGAAGAAGGGACAAAATTGTTTAAAGAAATAACCGAAAGGAACATTGGTAAACCTGTGGCTATATTTTTAGATGGCGCTCCTTTAAGTATTCCCACCGTTCAAGAGGCCATTCCTTCCGGGCAAGCGGTAATTACCGGAGATTTTTCTATAACCGAAGCCAAAGAATTAGCCGAACGTTTAGCTGCTGGCGCTTTGCCTGTACCTATTAAATTAATTTCGCAACAACATATTGGCCCGACATTGGGGAAAATTTCTTTAGAACAAAGTTTTTTCGCCGGCTTGTTGGGTTTAATTTTGGTTATGGTCTTTATGATTTATTTTTATAAAGGCAAAGGGGTGTGCGCTTCTTTGGCGTTAATTATTTATTGCTTAATAAATTTGGCAATTTTTAAATTAATCCCCGTTACTTTAACTTTAGCCGGTATTGCCGGATTTATTCTTTCCATAGGTATGGCTGTTGACGCTAATGTTTTAATTTTTGAACAGATTAAAGACGAAGAAGAACAAGGGAAAAATTCGTTAGTTGCTCTTAATTCAGGGTTTCGCCACGCTTGGACAGCTATTCGCGACAGCAATATCACTACATTAATAGTGTGTTTTATTCTTTATGAATTCGGTACCGGATTAATTAGGGGATTTGGCTTGACCTTAGGTATTGGCGTAGCTGTTAGTATGTTCTCTGCACTTACTATAACAAGAATAATATTAGAGATATTTTATCAACCAAAAATTAAAACAGTGAAAGTATAA
- the murF gene encoding UDP-N-acetylmuramoyl-tripeptide--D-alanyl-D-alanine ligase has translation MSFRKIIQFILKKKAKKVVRRFNPLVIGITGSVGKSSTKEMIALALSSKFSRLRQSPSNYNNEVGLPLTILNEKGQENNLGKWLSLFWRTRGRALRQMKEYPEILVLEMAADHPGDISYLLSIVKPKIGILTAIAPCHLEYFKNIENVKREKIKLLTSISEDGWAIFNSDDPNLSDIKQKIKAKIITFGFNPSSDIYPLEIQLDQELKGKRIHILGLRFKIKCQGNVIPVFLPKVLSGSLVNSVLATMAVGVTQEINLLKIAEKIRQYKPLSQRMNLIYGKNGTLIIDDTYNSSPYSLKSALSDLDQIKNHPQTQKWVVLSDMLELGVEGKKYHLEIGQEIARKKDCRLVATGDLSLYFVKGAREEGTSKERALYFKEKQQAIEYLLKNIKEGDVILVKGSRATKMEEVVEKLKK, from the coding sequence ATGAGTTTTAGAAAAATTATTCAATTTATTTTAAAGAAAAAAGCGAAAAAAGTCGTTCGCCGCTTTAATCCTTTGGTTATTGGCATAACCGGCAGTGTAGGAAAATCATCAACTAAAGAAATGATTGCTTTAGCTTTGTCTTCAAAATTTTCTCGTCTTCGCCAATCACCTTCAAATTATAATAATGAAGTTGGCTTACCTTTGACTATTTTAAACGAAAAAGGGCAAGAAAATAATTTAGGTAAATGGCTTAGTCTTTTTTGGCGAACAAGAGGAAGAGCACTACGACAGATGAAAGAATATCCGGAAATATTAGTTTTAGAAATGGCTGCTGACCATCCCGGAGATATTTCCTATCTTCTTTCTATTGTCAAGCCTAAAATCGGTATTCTTACTGCTATCGCTCCTTGTCATTTGGAATATTTTAAAAATATAGAAAATGTTAAACGGGAAAAAATAAAATTATTAACTAGCATTAGCGAAGATGGTTGGGCTATTTTTAATTCTGACGATCCGAATTTAAGCGATATTAAACAAAAAATAAAAGCAAAAATTATCACTTTCGGATTTAATCCTTCGTCTGATATTTATCCTTTAGAAATTCAACTTGACCAAGAGTTAAAAGGCAAAAGAATTCATATTTTAGGGCTTCGTTTTAAAATAAAATGCCAAGGAAATGTTATTCCTGTATTTTTACCTAAGGTTTTATCAGGGTCTTTGGTTAATTCTGTTTTAGCCACTATGGCTGTGGGTGTTACTCAAGAAATCAATCTTTTAAAAATTGCTGAAAAAATAAGACAATATAAGCCGCTTTCTCAAAGAATGAATTTAATTTATGGGAAAAATGGAACATTGATTATTGATGATACTTACAATTCTTCTCCTTATTCTTTAAAAAGCGCTCTCTCTGATTTGGATCAAATAAAAAATCATCCGCAAACCCAAAAATGGGTGGTTTTATCAGATATGTTGGAATTGGGCGTTGAAGGGAAAAAATATCATTTAGAAATAGGGCAAGAAATAGCGCGGAAGAAAGATTGCCGATTAGTGGCTACAGGGGATTTATCTCTTTATTTTGTTAAAGGAGCGAGAGAGGAAGGAACGAGCAAAGAAAGGGCTTTATATTTTAAGGAAAAGCAGCAAGCCATAGAATATCTTTTAAAAAATATTAAAGAAGGAGATGTTATTTTGGTTAAAGGTTCTCGCGCTACTAAAATGGAAGAAGTGGTAGAAAAACTGAAAAAATAA
- the smc gene encoding Chromosome partition protein Smc, with amino-acid sequence MLKELEIFGFKSFADKIKLIFPRPNEENFGITAIVGPNGSGKSNIVEAIQWVLGEQGHKTLRSHNSQDLIFSGSPLRARADYAEVGITLENKTNKDIWPLVEIKRRLWYNGDSDYILNKNKVRLADIEDTLFKLNFGKYNYSIIGQGEIIRLLEMTPAGKKEFFNEATGVKPYLKKIENSQKKIEMAKENLAKVEVALKEISPQLSYLSRQVQKLAKKQELKRELFQLEKDFYQIEAKKINQEISENETENPDLLNKIEKLKKSIEENEKKIQTLSSSNLSSRWQELQKEYQDKEAKKNQYSREIIALEFEIKSLKNIPKNEEIVLTVKNELLFQELKTIEQKMNSVLADISSSVNPSSFKNQIKELIASVNKILSYFKKQEPDKTFQEKSQNLLQTKKEFEERLEKISKEAKDIFLKLSSLGEEEDKFRQSFAIFEQENQKLRKELEIKENILQENKINLARLQEKRENLYKEIEKELGKDNLEKIINNSLGPAVESPIDDKEEKIAKIKRELLIIGEIDPEVEKEYPKISSRHNFLKQESDDLIKSIKSLNKIIDELKEQTKKQFNKQFNEINKKFDEYFKRLFDGGYTKLIPIKFKNEENPSKDELKEVEGIEIEACPPGKKIKSVKTLSGGEKTLTSLALISAILSLNKPPFAIYDEVDAALDEENSLRFAEILKEINKDSQLIIITHNRQTMQAADTLYGITMGRDGVSKIISVKLDEN; translated from the coding sequence TCTTGGGCGAACAAGGTCATAAAACTCTTCGCTCCCACAACAGCCAAGATCTTATTTTTTCCGGCTCCCCTCTTCGCGCTAGAGCCGATTATGCGGAAGTTGGTATTACTTTAGAAAATAAAACAAATAAAGATATTTGGCCATTAGTTGAAATTAAACGCCGGCTCTGGTATAACGGAGATAGTGATTATATACTTAATAAAAATAAAGTGCGCTTGGCAGATATTGAAGATACACTTTTTAAATTAAATTTTGGTAAATACAATTATAGCATTATCGGTCAAGGAGAAATTATTCGCCTTTTAGAAATGACTCCCGCGGGGAAAAAAGAATTTTTTAACGAAGCCACCGGCGTTAAGCCCTATCTTAAAAAAATAGAAAATTCCCAAAAAAAAATTGAAATGGCAAAGGAGAATTTAGCTAAAGTCGAAGTTGCCTTGAAAGAAATTAGCCCTCAATTATCTTATCTTTCTCGGCAAGTCCAAAAATTAGCCAAAAAACAAGAATTAAAACGCGAGTTATTTCAATTAGAAAAAGATTTTTATCAAATAGAAGCTAAAAAAATAAATCAGGAAATATCTGAAAATGAGACGGAAAATCCTGACCTTTTAAATAAAATAGAAAAATTAAAAAAATCCATAGAAGAAAACGAGAAAAAAATTCAAACCCTCTCCTCCTCTAATCTGTCTAGCCGTTGGCAAGAACTTCAAAAAGAATATCAAGACAAAGAAGCAAAAAAGAATCAATACTCCCGAGAAATTATTGCCTTAGAGTTTGAAATTAAATCACTTAAAAATATACCCAAAAATGAAGAGATTGTTTTAACAGTAAAAAACGAATTACTTTTTCAAGAATTAAAAACAATTGAACAAAAAATGAATTCTGTATTAGCAGATATTTCTTCTTCTGTGAATCCTTCTTCTTTTAAAAATCAAATTAAAGAATTAATCGCTTCCGTTAATAAGATATTGTCTTATTTCAAAAAGCAAGAGCCTGACAAAACATTTCAAGAAAAATCACAAAATCTGCTTCAAACAAAAAAAGAGTTCGAAGAACGTTTGGAGAAAATTTCCAAAGAAGCAAAAGATATTTTTTTGAAATTATCCTCTCTCGGCGAAGAAGAGGATAAATTTCGTCAATCTTTCGCTATTTTTGAACAAGAAAATCAAAAATTAAGAAAAGAATTAGAAATAAAAGAAAATATTCTACAAGAAAATAAAATTAATTTAGCCCGGCTTCAAGAAAAACGAGAAAATTTATATAAAGAGATAGAAAAAGAATTGGGCAAAGATAATTTAGAAAAAATAATTAATAATTCTCTGGGGCCGGCCGTTGAATCTCCAATAGACGACAAAGAAGAAAAAATCGCTAAAATAAAAAGAGAACTCTTAATTATTGGCGAAATTGACCCGGAAGTAGAAAAAGAATATCCTAAAATTTCTTCTCGCCATAATTTTCTTAAACAAGAAAGCGATGACCTTATAAAGTCAATAAAATCTTTAAATAAAATTATTGATGAATTAAAAGAACAAACAAAAAAACAATTTAATAAACAATTTAATGAAATAAATAAAAAATTTGATGAATATTTTAAACGACTTTTTGATGGCGGTTATACTAAATTAATTCCCATTAAATTTAAAAACGAAGAAAATCCTTCAAAAGATGAGTTAAAAGAAGTAGAAGGCATTGAGATAGAAGCCTGTCCTCCTGGAAAAAAAATAAAGAGTGTTAAAACTCTTTCTGGCGGCGAAAAAACTCTTACTTCTTTAGCTTTGATTTCAGCTATTCTTTCTTTAAATAAACCGCCTTTTGCTATTTATGACGAAGTTGATGCTGCTCTTGATGAAGAAAATTCTCTTCGTTTCGCCGAAATTCTAAAAGAAATAAATAAAGACAGCCAACTTATTATTATCACTCATAATCGTCAAACAATGCAAGCGGCTGATACTCTTTACGGCATTACTATGGGCCGAGATGGAGTTTCTAAAATTATTTCTGTCAAATTAGACGAAAATTAA
- a CDS encoding Na+/Pi-cotransporter, whose product MIQAIILGILGLVFFFIGVFELNSVVQKIFNFRIRQYLQSVNKNRFFGAIFGFILTALLQSSSVASVLIIALVNAGLLNFLGSLPIILGIGVGSTIAPALVAFKITNIAPIFIIIGGFLYLFSKKDKLQSLGQAFLYFGLLFFGLDLIGEAAEPIKNSAFFMRLAQEGMSPFFGLLFGIIFTAIIQSSVVPIGLLVILAGEGLVGLNLALPIILGANIGTTFSAILVSLKENLAAKRTALFYLIFKIIGVIIIFPFLGLFTSFLEKIFPSLPFQIIGAHFFFNLFLFLIFIFLTEAIGKIIKQILPGEEKVLPLFPIYLDKRLTEYPSQSFSVVLEELSRAVILIKEMFEETENLFINFKPSDFKRIDYIEVVIDELQDEILDFLNCLKKEKLTQKDVKKAICLATITDELERIGDRILNVAKLARLKAKKEVVFSQEAEEEIKGILSMLKNSFSILEKAISSLSPNYLNDILAQKKDFEEKISSALNNHLERFYERKCPMADSTIFNNILINFREIYNHCLKIIQTLTMI is encoded by the coding sequence ATGATTCAAGCGATTATATTAGGCATTTTAGGACTTGTCTTTTTTTTCATTGGCGTTTTTGAATTGAATTCTGTTGTCCAGAAAATCTTTAATTTTAGAATCAGACAATATCTTCAATCGGTTAATAAAAATCGATTTTTCGGCGCTATTTTTGGTTTTATTTTAACCGCTCTTCTTCAAAGCAGTTCAGTGGCAAGTGTTTTAATCATAGCTTTAGTCAACGCTGGACTTTTGAATTTTCTCGGGTCTTTACCTATTATTTTGGGTATAGGAGTTGGTTCAACTATTGCTCCGGCTTTAGTCGCTTTTAAAATAACTAATATTGCCCCCATTTTTATTATTATTGGGGGTTTTTTATATCTTTTTTCAAAAAAAGATAAATTGCAATCTTTGGGACAGGCATTTTTATACTTTGGTTTATTATTTTTTGGGTTAGATTTAATTGGCGAAGCAGCGGAGCCCATAAAAAATAGCGCTTTTTTTATGAGATTGGCTCAGGAAGGAATGTCTCCATTTTTTGGTTTGCTGTTTGGCATAATTTTTACCGCTATTATTCAAAGCAGCGTAGTGCCTATTGGGCTTTTAGTTATTTTAGCCGGAGAAGGTTTAGTCGGTTTAAACCTTGCTCTACCTATTATTTTAGGAGCGAATATTGGCACTACATTTAGCGCAATTTTAGTTAGTTTGAAAGAAAATTTAGCCGCTAAAAGAACAGCTTTATTTTATTTAATTTTTAAAATTATTGGTGTAATTATTATTTTTCCTTTTTTAGGACTATTCACTTCCTTTTTAGAAAAAATTTTTCCTTCTTTACCGTTTCAAATTATTGGCGCTCATTTCTTTTTCAATTTGTTTTTATTTTTAATTTTTATTTTTTTGACAGAAGCAATAGGAAAGATTATAAAACAAATTTTACCCGGGGAAGAGAAAGTATTGCCCCTTTTTCCTATTTATTTAGATAAGCGTTTAACCGAATATCCATCTCAATCTTTTTCTGTTGTTTTAGAAGAATTGTCTCGGGCGGTTATTTTAATAAAAGAAATGTTTGAAGAAACGGAAAATCTTTTTATAAATTTTAAACCTTCTGATTTTAAAAGAATAGATTATATTGAAGTAGTTATAGATGAATTACAAGACGAGATTTTGGATTTTTTGAATTGCCTTAAAAAAGAAAAATTAACGCAAAAAGACGTAAAAAAAGCAATCTGTTTAGCGACCATTACTGATGAGTTAGAAAGAATAGGTGATAGGATATTAAATGTGGCAAAATTGGCTCGGCTTAAAGCAAAAAAAGAAGTTGTTTTTTCTCAAGAAGCAGAGGAAGAAATTAAGGGCATTTTATCTATGCTTAAAAATAGTTTTTCTATTTTAGAAAAAGCAATTTCTTCTTTAAGTCCTAATTATCTTAATGACATATTAGCGCAAAAAAAAGATTTTGAAGAAAAAATATCTTCAGCTTTGAATAACCATCTTGAAAGATTTTATGAGAGAAAATGCCCAATGGCTGATAGCACTATTTTTAATAATATTCTTATTAATTTTCGGGAAATTTATAATCATTGTTTGAAAATAATTCAAACACTTACGATGATATAG
- the rsmH gene encoding Ribosomal RNA small subunit methyltransferase H, with protein MKHLPVLLKETIQFLAPCPNENFIDATIGGGGHSLAILEKTKSKGKVLGIDWSLEAITELEQQKKNKLDISSRLILVADNFINIAAIAHKLNFKPIHGILFDLGLSTDILESKRGFSFKDNEPLDMRYNPKMTDLTASHILNTASEKEIYYILKNFGEEKYSYKIAKTIIFLRQKEPFTTTKQLKIAVIKATKQNFNIKILARVFQALRIVVNKELENLEKALDDSFNILAENGRIVVISYHSLEDRIVKNKFKQAKNFKILTKKPIIPKEEEIKNNPRSRSAKLRAIKK; from the coding sequence ATGAAACACCTTCCTGTTCTTTTAAAAGAAACAATACAATTTTTAGCTCCTTGTCCTAACGAGAATTTTATTGACGCGACTATCGGTGGAGGGGGGCATAGCTTGGCTATTTTAGAAAAAACAAAGTCAAAAGGAAAAGTTTTAGGTATTGATTGGTCATTAGAAGCTATTACTGAACTTGAACAGCAAAAAAAGAATAAACTGGATATTTCATCAAGATTGATTCTGGTGGCAGACAATTTTATAAATATTGCCGCTATTGCCCATAAATTAAATTTTAAACCTATCCATGGCATTTTATTTGATTTAGGATTGTCAACTGATATTTTAGAAAGCAAACGAGGATTTTCTTTTAAAGACAATGAGCCATTAGATATGCGCTATAATCCGAAGATGACAGATTTAACTGCTAGCCACATTTTGAATACAGCGAGCGAAAAAGAAATTTATTATATTTTAAAAAATTTTGGCGAAGAAAAATATTCTTACAAGATTGCTAAAACCATCATCTTCCTGCGCCAAAAAGAACCTTTTACCACCACCAAACAATTAAAAATAGCCGTAATTAAAGCCACTAAGCAAAATTTTAATATTAAAATTTTAGCCAGAGTTTTCCAGGCATTAAGAATCGTGGTAAATAAAGAATTGGAAAATTTAGAAAAAGCATTAGATGATTCTTTCAATATTTTGGCGGAAAACGGTAGAATAGTGGTTATTAGCTATCATTCTTTAGAAGATAGAATTGTTAAAAATAAATTTAAACAGGCAAAAAATTTTAAGATATTAACCAAAAAACCGATTATACCGAAAGAAGAAGAAATAAAAAATAATCCTCGTTCCCGCAGCGCTAAACTTCGAGCTATTAAAAAATGA
- a CDS encoding cell division protein MraZ codes for MFIGEYHYLIDDKNRLSIPVKFRSYFNKGAVITRGIDNCLTLYPLVEWKKVAEKLVNLPTNQAKPRAFARLMLAGAMDVKLDSLGRIVLPDYLKKYAGLKKEIVISGLYNKLEIWDEVKWEEVKAKAESSSIDIAETLGEMGV; via the coding sequence ATGTTTATTGGTGAATATCATTATTTAATAGACGATAAAAATAGATTATCTATTCCAGTAAAATTTCGAAGCTACTTTAATAAAGGAGCAGTAATTACTCGAGGAATAGATAATTGTTTGACTCTTTATCCATTAGTTGAGTGGAAAAAAGTAGCAGAAAAATTAGTTAATCTTCCCACAAATCAAGCTAAACCACGAGCTTTTGCCCGTTTAATGTTAGCCGGAGCCATGGATGTTAAATTAGATTCTTTGGGCAGAATTGTTTTGCCTGATTATTTAAAAAAATACGCTGGGTTAAAAAAAGAAATAGTCATTAGCGGCCTTTATAATAAGTTAGAAATTTGGGATGAGGTAAAATGGGAAGAAGTAAAAGCAAAAGCCGAATCTTCCAGCATTGACATTGCCGAAACATTAGGAGAAATGGGAGTATGA